Proteins from one Coregonus clupeaformis isolate EN_2021a chromosome 29, ASM2061545v1, whole genome shotgun sequence genomic window:
- the smc6 gene encoding structural maintenance of chromosomes protein 6 produces the protein MKRKSKVLNDEKFTKKRRLEAVTKEEDGREDHGTLFNDHSTSPSGLGDIGVIESITIKNFMCHHLLGPFQFGPNVNFIVGNNGSGKSAILTALIVGLGGKATITNRGASLKGFVKNGESTADVTVKLRNRGPDAYKGDVYGECISIEQRISSDGVRTCRLKSKSGHLVSNKKDELTAILDHFNIQVDNPVSILNQEMSKQFLHSKSEADKYKFFMKATLLDQMKRDYIHIKQTKAVTREQVERQEECLKDLKQEFLQKKERYENLSSVGEMKETLEDLKKMMAWCLVREKERLVQQLQEQIDAEESNHKHEENLQLCQNKVTVAEKKLQDIQSRLDSRKEEEESLSEDCRKIKEEVKSKNKAQKEQEVVYFRAVNKLKQSEKEQSLLRERIHKVKNIGSQNKKAETEHTKRLQKISSLRMQLEKHETQCTALNQEIKDRQQALFKGKEELDKLRLEEKNIQVLMEAKLKRKNQLLASRSNKLKRFGDNMPDLLDTIDKAYIQGRFTKKPLGPIGACINLKDPALAIAVESCLRSFMKTFCCDNYKDEAVLQDLMSRYFSKGNRPQIIVSPFSGSVYKVQGRGVNHPDYPSVLDSLSIANPVITNCLIDMRGIESILIIKEKDAARRVMQQGRPPRNCREAFTVEGDQVYPNRYYTPDFSMAKYLGGDLETEIRMVESELENYKAQLSRFQLHLSSVNEDIQRMEAKLHSTIMTLKKTLATVNQVKAGVTELENVEEEQTDDINTLEEVAQENQQRIDAEKKTVEEAKQELVEREKNTKDVDCQYVDVRNRIEQLAEETEPLKEEQGKAEVQCSKLDRSLKIFEKKLKDHQDNIQAMRSDLALKEEVVTEFVAKAKEISPERQQIDRSARSIDVEITRLRRNISVQESSHGDHEQVVREYAEALANYRDKSNQVRDLKKFIDRLDNIMSDRQTRYKIMRRSLSVRCKLYFNNFLIKMNCCGSMMFDHNSETLSISVKPPGRENDSMSDMRSLSGGERSFSTVCFILSLWEITESPFRCLDEFDVYMDMHNRRISLDLLLELSERQHLRQFFFITPLSTSNLPKSDHIKIHQLQDPERAGRRTEDEDLG, from the exons ATGAAGAGGAAAAGCAAAGTACTGAATGATGAAAAATTCACCAAGAAACGTAGATTGGAAGCGGTTACAAAGGAAGAAGATGGCAGAGAGGATCATGGGACATTGTTTAACGaccactccacctctccctcg GGTTTGGGAGATATTGGAGTCATCGAAAGCATCACCATAAAGAATTTCATGTGTCACCATTTGCTTGGTCCATTCCAGTTTGGGCCCAATGTGAACTTCATTGTTGGCAACAATGGAA GTGGGAAAAGTGCCATACTGACTGCTCTAATAGTGGGCCTTGGTGGAAAGGCCACCATCACTAACAGAGGAGCATCTTTGAAGGGTTTTGTGAAAAATGGTGAAAG CACAGCGGATGTTACAGTGAAACTGAGGAACAGAGGACCAGACGCGTACAAAGGGGATGTCTATGGAGAATGCATTTCTATTGAACAGAGGATATCTAGTGATGGTGTTCGGACGTGCAGGTTGAAGAGTAAATCGG GGCACTTGGTTTCAAATAAAAAGGATGAATTGACTGCAATTTTAGATCACTTCAACATTCAG GTGGATAACCCAGTCTCAATTCTTAACCAAGAAATGAGTAAGCAATTTCTGCATTCAAAAAGCGAAGCAGATAAGTATAAG TTCTTCATGAAAGCGACTCTACTGGATCAGATGAAGAGAGACTACATCCACATCAAGCAGACTAAAGCAGTTACCAGAGAACAGGTTGAGAGACAAGAGGAG TGTCTAAAGGATCTCAAGCAGGAGTTTTTGCAGAAGAAGGAGAGGTATGAAAACCTGTCATCTGTTGGTGAGATGAAGGAGACTCTGGAGGATCTCAAGAAGATGATGGCATGGTGCTTG gtgagagaaaaggagaggttgGTCCAACAGCTACAGGAACAGATAGACGCAGAGGAAAGTAATCACAAACATGAAGAAAACCTTCAACTCTGTCAG aataaagtgacagtagctGAAAAGAAATTGCAGGACATCCAGAGCAGGCTTGACAGtcggaaagaagaggaggagtccCTGTCAGAGGACTGTCGGAAGATTAAGGAAGAAGTAAAGTCGAAGAACAAAGCTCAGAAAGAGCAGGAG GTGGTGTACTTCCGTGCTGTGAACAAACTGAAGCAATCGGAGAAGGAACAGTCTCTTCTTCGTGAGAGAATTCACAAAGTGAAAAATat TGGGAGTCAGAACAAGAAGGCTGAGACCGAGCACACAAAGAGACTGCAGAAAATCTCCAGTCTGAGGATGCAGCTGGAGAAGCATGAGACGCAGTGCACCGCTCTGAATCAGGAGATCAAGGACAGGCAACAGGCTCTGTTCAAAGGGAAGGAGGAGCTGGACAAACTACG GTTGGAAGAGAAGAATATCCAGGTGTTGATGGAAGCCAAACTGAAGAGGAAGAACCAGCTGCTGGCCAGTAGATCCAACAAACTGAAGCGCTTTGGAGATAACATGCCTGACCTGCTAGACACCATAGACAAGGCTTACATCCAAGGACGCTTTACCAAGAAACCTCTTGGccctatag GGGCATGTATCAACCTGAAGGACCCAGCGTTAGCTATAGCAGTGGAGAGCTGCTTGAGGAGCTTCATGAAGACCTTCTGCTGTGACAACTACAAGGACGAGGCTGTCCTCCAGGACCTGATGTCACGCTACTTCTCTAAAGGCAACAGGCCCCAGATCATCGTAAGCCCCTTCTCTGGCTCCGTCTACAAGGTTCAAGGACG AGGAGTCAATCACCCAGACTACCCCTCAGTGCTGGACTCTCTGAGCATAGCCAACCCAGTCATCACAAACTGTCTCATCGATATGAGAGGCATAGAATCGATTCTCATAATCAAG GAGAAGGATGCAGCCAGGAGGGTGATGCAACAAGGCCGACCCCCGAGGAACTGCCGTGAGGCCTTCACTGTGGAGGGAGACCAGGTTTACCCCAACCGGTACTACACTCCAGACTTCAGCATGGCCAAATACCTCGGGGGAGATCTGGAAACAGAAATTCG CATGGTGGAGTCAGAGCTGGAGAACTACAAGGCCCAGCTCTCCCGGTTTCAGCTTCACCTGAGCTCAGTCAATGAGGACATCCAGCGCATGGAGGCCAAACTACACAGCACAATCATGACTCTGAAAAAGACTCTG GCCACAGTGAATCAGGTCAAGGCCGGTGTGACAGAGCTGGAGAATGTTGAGGAGGAACAGACTGATGACATCAACACTTTG GAAGAAGTGGCTCAAGAGAACCAGCAGAGAATCGACGCTGAGAAGAAAACTGTGGAGGAAGCAAAGCAGGAGTTGGTGGAGCGTGAGAAAAATACCAAGGACGTTGATTGCCAGTATGTTGACGTGAGgaacaggatagaacagctggctGAAGAGACAGAGCCACTGAAG GAGGAACAGGGAAAGGCTGAGGTACAGTGCAGTAAATTGGATCGAAGCCTGAAGATCTTCGAGAAGAAACTCAAGGATCATCAGGACAACATACAGGCTATGAGAAGTGATCTGGCTCTGAAAGAAGAGGTGGTCACG GAATTTGTGGCCAAAGCCAAAGAGATCAGCCCAGAGCGCCAACAGATAGATCGCAGCGCCAGGAGTATTGATGTGGAGATCACGAGGTTACGGAGGAACATCAGCGTTCAGGAGAGTAGCCATGGAGACCATGAGCAGGTGGTCAG AGAGTATGCAGAGGCCCTGGCTAACTACAGGGACAAATCCAACCAAGTGAGAGATCTGAAGAAGTTCATAGATCGTCTTGACAACATCATGTCCGACAGGCAGACCCGGTACAAAATAATGCGCAG GTCCCTCTCTGTGAGATGCAAGTTGTACTTTAATAATTTCCTGATAAAGATGAATTGCTGTGGGTCCATGATGTTTGACCACAACAGTGAGACACTCTCCATCTCG GTGAAGCCGCCAGGCCGCGAGAACGACAGTATGAGTGACATGCGCTCtctgtctggaggagagagatcCTTCTCTACAGTGTGTTTCATCCTCTCCCTCTGGGAGATCACTGAGTCCCCCTTCAGGTGCCTGGACGAGTTCGACGTCTACATG